CAGTGAGGAAAAGCACGGCTCAACACCTGCACCAGCTGGTTGACAAACTTGGAGCAGCTGTCATCCTGAAAGCAGGAAGCTTCACTGAATGCTTTCCAATCGCTGATTCTAGAATGGCAGAGGATGCCACACCTGAAGCAAGATGGGTACTTTTAAAAGGGTTTGAAAGTGCATTAATGTGCcaatcttgttttattttctgagcaTTTACACAATTAATGAGCATTAACGAGAACTACAATCCTCAAAAAGTACCATAGGCTCGGTCATCAAAagtcattcaattcaattcaattttatttatattgcgcCAAATCATAagaacagtcgcctcaaggctctttatattgtgaggtagaccctacaataatacatacagagaaatacacaacaatcatatgaccccctatgagcaagcactttggcgacagtgggaaggaaaaactcccttttaacaggaagaaacctccagcagaaccaggctcagggaggggcggccatctgctgcgaccattTGGGGtgagagaggaagacaggataaagacattctgtggaagagagccagagattaataacaagtacgattcaatgcagagaggtctattaacacatagtgagtgaaaaaggtgactgaaaaggaaaaaatcaatgcatcatgggagtcccccagcagcctatgcctatttcagcataactaagggaggattcagggtcacctgatcgaGCCATAACTATATGGTTTCTCAAAAATGAATGTTTAcccctaatcttaaaagtagagcgTGTGTCTGTCTCCTGACAGGAGTATCAACACATCCTCAGGGGTTTCAACCAGCCTGGAGGTCTTAGGGACAGATGGCTGCTATAGCTGGAGCAGCACCCTGAGCCTCTCTGCAGACCAGAGGAGGAAGGCGGGCTCAGTGAGCTATGAAGCCAGTCTGAGTGGACAGAGCTCATCACTCAAACCATGGACCCTGACCACTGCTCAGAGTAGAGCTTCAGCATTCATATTGTGCTTTGAAACCACGCTATAAATAACAAGTgtacatcacaaaataaaaacacagtttatgaaaaatcatttttgttttatccGTTCATACTTTATCCATACCAATTTTATGTAAtttataaaaatacagaaatacatAATCATCAGTTTCTATTATTACACCTAATAATAGACCTGCTCATGAACTTTTGCTCATATTTAGTGATAAAGATTAAAGTTGAATCTCTGTAAACACATGTAATGGTTAGCTCATGGCCTGGTAGTGAAATATCTCTCCATGTGTAAATGTATCCAGTGTTGGCCCAGACATAATGTagatttgattttaaatactaaaTAAATATGCTGCTTAGATTAAACTAAACTGAAGATAAGGATTTTATGGAACTGAGATTTGCAAAAATTACTTGAGACCAAAGAAAATTAGCTGTCTGACTGACTGTCATGAACTTTTCTGCACCTGACCATCTAGCCTCCTGTTGGAGGTGGAAAAGCCAAACATTCGGTGACTACCTCTTTTGAATATTGTCAAATCCTGCCATGAAAGTGCAGAGAAGCTGGTCATGCCTCTGtccttttctgcttcttttcagTCAATTTTCTGCTGTTCTGCTGTAACCTGCTGTGCCAGCATCTCTCTGAAAGATCTGGAGCTTCACGCTTGGAAACTCAAGTTTGGTGAGACAGCAgactctttttcttctcttttattTTCGCTTTTTGTCAGAAGCTTCTGATCATGTTTTATGTTCTTAAAGATGCTGTCCAAGCCTCAAACTCAAACAAAGAAATGCTCACCCATGTGTTTACTTGTGTAAACGTTTATAAGACTCAAATTAAAGGAAACATGTTAgcggattaaaaaaataatgattaatttcttttttctgttttttctcataATTTCCTTTTCCAATTGGTAGAAAAGTCATATAACTCTGATCTAAGTCAGAGGAGGTTCACCGGAAACAGGTCTGGCTCAACAACCGCAAGCTAGTGCACAACATCTTGGCAGACCAGGGTTTGAAGTCCTACCAAcgatgcaaaaaaacaaacagaaaactttTGGATGAAATCCCCATAATTTTTCCCTGTTTACCAGGAACATGAAGAGTGCAAACAGCTGGTTTCCCAGGGCTGCGTGTCTCCTTCAGTGCTTCTCTGCCTCGCTGTGGCTCCACCTTTCTTTGCCTGCCTGAAGGTACTGATCTAACCAACACTATTGACTGGAGGAATAGTGCTAACTGACACTAAGACACAGAGAATGTGAACTTTTccagaaatgcaaaaataaagttCAGTCTCAGTCttacaaaaaagaaatccagaaaCTTGTGAACACAGatgaaatataatataatttgtGTGGTGTAAAAGTTTCTTAGTTTTTGAGATACGTCCTGGAGTAAGAACATATTTTCCAGAGTGTCTCATTTATCAAACCAAGTCTGTAGTTGGGGTCTTGAAtggggagagaaaggaaacattAAGATGAGCAGGAACAACCAACCAGTCTGGAATTGCTAATTCCAAAGCAATTCCAACATCTTTGGTCAGAAGAAACTCATCATCATTTCTTCCTTCTGCTTTGACCAAAATGTATATGAATGTTTTTAACCAAGTTATGTAACCAAACATCATTTGATTTATGGTGTCAAGaagctgtcatggtcctgggtcggtgacccagtgtttttggtttttgtacttttacttttgatagttttatgtattatgactgtgttttggtttccctgggtttagtgtgttccctctgtttggTGTCATCCTTGCCTGTGTCCCCTTTTGTGTAGTAaggtctctgtgttagcccgcgtctctgagtctgtgtccttgagtgtgtgtgtgtgtgtgtttcctgttttactttgaaggtccgtgtctgaTCTCAGTGTGTGCAGTTTACTTTTCCCCTGTCTCATCATatctgattactcccagctgtgccctccttttgtgtctcattccctcgttatccttctgtgtatttgtacctcgtgtctgcctctggtagttgctggttcgtctgcgtTATCGCCGTCCGTCCTTCTGTGTTCACTCTCTGAGTCATTCTGCATTTTTTCCTGTGTCTCCCTGCTTCTCtgttttcaggtttgtttttgcttagttttcccagtttaggttttctgttctgttctcgCCACCCTCGCATTTGTTGTATGTGCACGCTCCACAAATAAAGCTCCCTCACCTCAGTTGTGCTGCATCTTGGGTCCATTAATAATTCCATACGGCTTGCCCCGGCAAACCGTGACAGAAGCACTCTTTTCCTGCATTGGTGCTTAATGGAATAACGTCATAAAGATGTCAAATgcatgttaaataaataaatagaatgcTTTATAGTAAGATGAaaattttttaattgttatgttATGTTGTGTTGGTAGTGTGTAGCTTATTACCCATGAAGTGGTTTTTAGCATTAGAAACAATGGTCTGTTGAGCAATCCAGTATCATCCAGTATCAACAGAGAAATGTTAAGCGTGTGTGGGATACATTTATAGTTTTCTGCAGACTTTTGTGTTCCCAAAAGAATAAAGCTGAGGGGTCCCCACTTTTCCTGTAGAGCTGTCATGgatgacatttttgtttcaatcataaatttgcatttacgtgttttttttgttggacAGACTGCCAATCCAGTTTCCACCATCAAGTCAAGATGTGTAATCTGTATTTTAAcatattaatttaataaaaaacaataaaccaTTTGAGACTACAatactacatttaaaaaaaaaaaaagattaccaAATCAGCAAATAGAtactagtttaaaaaaatgaaaactggtCTCTACACATCGTAGAGTTCAGCTGCAACACAGAATTCAGGTTTACACAGTGGACTAACTTGTTTAAAGAGCTTGGCCTGTACGTTGTGGCAAAATTAAAGAGGGTAGAAAACAAAGCTCACTTGGCGTGTCAAGTGTCGAGTCTTTTCGCCATTTTGAGGTATGCAAGAATTTCAGCTCCAGATCTAACGTAATAATTTTGCTCTGCAGGGAATagacaacaagagaaaaaggcACAGGGATGCATTTGACCTTCTTTATGTTGAGACAAGACGGCTCCCACTCCAGAATCTAATGCATCCACATCCACTGTTGTGAGAGGTTTGGTTGAGAAAGGATGGATGCAGAAGTGAGGTGTTGTTTGAGGAAGTCGAAGGAGGACTGAGGACTGCTGGGGCCCACTGGTACTGTGACTTATCAAGTTGGGTTAGAGGCATGGCAACTTTACTGAAGTCCCAGATGAATCAATGGTAAAAGTTAGCAAAACCAAGGAAACGTTGCAACATTTCCAGTTCTCAGGCActggccagtccatgactgctTGCACCTTTGCTGGGCCTGGTTTGAGATGCCCCTTTGGTATCCCAGCAATGTATCTTTCCTGTAGCCCAGCAAAGATACATTGTCAACATGAAATTTGCCTTTTAGAAACAGCTTCTTGGGCAGCTGCTGCAGGACTAACCTTAAGTGATTTTATGTTCTGAGAGAGATCGTGAGAAAAATAAGATGTCATCCAGGTAGACAAACATGAAACGATTTATGAAATGCCAGACAACGTCATTAACTAGGGCCTGAAAAACAGTGGGTGTGTTAGTTAGTCCAAAGGGCATTACCAGGtatttgaagtgtctgtgaTGGGTAATGAAGGCCGTCTTCCACTTACCCCCCTACCTAATCCTCATCAAGTGACAGACAGATGTGGAGGAAGAGACAGAGTGAGATCCCTTCTGAAAACTTCAGCCAAATCATGATAAACAGTTTGTAACCCTGAACCAAACCCATCTGAAAACTCAGGTGGGTTTGGCTCAGTGGGTGTATAATCTGAAGGAAGAGTGGATTTTAAACAGTTCTTATGGCAAGACAGCCTCCATCCagactcagttttttttttctcagttgaTGTGCGGATTGTGGGGTTGTAACCAAGCATGACCACGGACCAACAGGGTGATGGGGGCTTCAAATGATAGAAACTGATAGCTTTGGTGGGGTTATCCAACAGAGTGAGTGagatgggttttgttttgtaagTGATATCCTGGATTTAGTTtccaaacacagagacacacaaacgaaacacagacagaggagaaaATGGGAAAAGACAGACAGAAGACCCAATCATAGGGCAGAAGCCAAGGAGGACTGAGGGACCCTGACACCTCCACCTTTTTCTATTTCAGTACTTAACATTCTTTCGCTTTCTCTACTTTACTCCTGTCCTGACCTGACTGGAATACTGCAGTCATACTAGTAGTCTGCTATATAAGACGTTCTCTCTGACACAGACCTATATCAACCACGGACACTAAGACAGGTAAGTAGCTACAGCAAGTAATTAGACACATAGGCGAGTATGTAAATACACTtttcagtaatgtactgatgaaagaaacaaagaaaaacaaagacaaagaaagaattATTAATTTGAAAAAGAATTGGAGAGATAGATGATACTGTTGTACTATGAAAGTGACATTCAACATCCATCCAAAGTGTCAGAAAGCATTTTAAAACGGATGTGGTTTCCTATGAGTCACAAAGGATCTGTTTCTTTGTATTCAGTCAAGATGAAGTTGCTGCTTGTTGTTTCTGCTGTTCTGGCTGTAGCCAGCTGTGCCAGCATCTCTCTTGAAGATCTGGAGTTTCGTGCCTGGAAACTGAAATTTGGTGAGACAGCAGactctttctctcctcttttgtttttgtgttttttcagaagCTTCTGGTcatgttttgtgttctttaaGACACTGTCCAAGCCTCAAACTTGCCTCATCCTCATGTTTAGTTATGTAAAAGTTTATAAGATTCAAATCAAAGGAAATAtattagcaaataaaaaaaaaatttgatttttctttgttctgtttttcataATTTCCTTTTCCAACTTGCAGAAAAGTCATATTACTCTGAGTCAGAGGAGGCTCACCGGAAGCAGATCTGGCTCAACAACCGCAAACATGTGCTAGTACACAACATCTTGGCAGACCAGGGTTTGAAATCCTACCACCTTGGGATGACCCACTTTGCTGACATGGTATGTGTACAAAAAAACAGATCATTTAGATTTTACCCTTCACCAATTCATTTGTTATCTGTCTTTTTAGATGCAATTAGCGTGTGAGGatacaaaaaaccaaacaacaacTTTGTTCGATAAAACCCCCATGAATTTCTTCCCTCTTTACCAGGAACATGAAGAGTACAAACAGCTGATTCCCCAAAGCTACCTTGGCTCCTTTAATGTTTCTCTGCCTCAGCGTGGCTCTACCTTCTTTCGCCTGCCTGAAGGTACTGATCTGCCCGACACTGTTGACTGGAGGGATAAGGGATATGTCACTGAAGTCAAGGATCAGAAGATATGTGGCTCCTGCTGGGCCTTCAGTACAGTGAGTACATAAAATTTTGTGTTCTTCAAGAAACTTTGGGGAACAAAAACTGTTGTCTGGTTTGAAGCTGAATCATCCTTATTGCAGACTGGTGTACTGGAGGGTCAGCACTTCAGGAAGACAGGAAAGCTTGTGTCtctgagtgagcagcagttaatggactgctctcacagctttGGTAACAATGGCTGCAATGGAGGATCAGTGAAGCGGGCCTTTCAGTACATCCAAGCCAATGGAGGAATTGACACTGAGACATCCTACCCTTATGAGGCTAAGGTAAATAGATAGCAatatatcaaacacacacacacacatgcctgaTTCTTCTTTGATGTAAATCACGAACCTTGAATATATGCAGTCTGGTCTTTATCACCTGATTATCATCATCTTGTAAATATCAGAATTATAAATGCAAATCAGCTCATTCAGACAGTGGTGTTAATAATGGCCATGCATGAGAGGCTGTACAGTACTGCCAAAACATATGGTAGCTCCAAGCCCTGTAAAACTCACAGCATGAGCTACTTTATTAACTTCTTTCAAAATCTATTTTTAACAGCTTTTGGAAAGCCCTCTGTTTTCTAATATAAATGTGTCACAACAGTAAAAACATATAATAGCATATGTTCTCTGTATTAGGGTCAACAATGCCGTTACAAGCCTGATGGTATTGGTGCCAAATGCACTGGCTATGTTGAAGTGAAACCCAGTAATGAAGATGCCCTGAAGGAGGCTGTGGCCACTATCGGACCGATATCTGTTGGCATTGATGCTTCTCATAATTCATTCAGATTCTACCAATCAGGTGGAGACATTGAAACATATTTGTAAAGTGCAGAGAAACATTTTGgaaaagaaatgtgaaatgcTTCATTTGTTCTTTTGTTCAGTCTAATTGACATGTATTTGCAGGAGTGTATGATGAGCCCGACTGCAGCAAGACAGTGTTGAACCACGATGTGCTGGCTGTGGGTTATGGTACAGAAAATGGACATGACTACTGGCTGATCAAGAACAGGTATTTACTCACATGTTACGCTCGTATTTTAATTCATGCACTTCACTACCTCTAACATTGATTGAGTGCTGATACTGGTAGTGTGAACACTATATGTTTTTAGCAGCTAAATGTTGTTAAACTATGCgatttgtttctttctgtagCTGGGGTCTCAGATGGGGAGACAAGGGATACATTAAGATGAGCAGGAACAAATCCAACCAGTGTGGGATTGCTTCTGATGCAACATACCCTCTGGTCTGAAGAGGTTGGAAGAAACCCACCCTCATTTTTTCCTTCTGATTTGACAGAAATTTAGTTTAAAGTTTTTAACCGTGTTATGTAACTAAACATAATTTTATTTGTGGTGTCAAGAAGCTCTCTTTTCCTGCACACGTGTTTAATGGAATAAATTCATAAATAAGACAAATacaagttaaaataaatacataaattttGAAACTGTGTTCTGTTCATCAATCCATCATCTGGACATACATGTTTAGCACCTGTGGAATGAAGCTGCAGATTTTTGTGTTCCCCAATTATGAGGGTGATGCAtcatttgacccagcattttgaggtTATTGTGTTTTGTGACTCTTTGTATTATGATGGTTTAAGTTCAAGTTTTTAAAGTTTAGCATCAAGTTTAGTTCTTTCtatgtttttaagttttcttgtgtgtctgtgatgtTTCTCTTGTGTCTTTGTCTCACCTCTGTGTCACTTGTGAGAGTCTGTTGCGTCCCTAGTGCTCTGTGTGCCTTAGTAGTGTCGCTGTGCTTCATCTTCCTtacctttttccctttttcctctccttgtgtttcatcTTTTGTCCCCCTGTCTGCTTTTCCCCATTTCTGTGtcgtgtacttcctgttttattttgacagtctttCATCCCGTGTTCAGTGTGTTTGATTTTGCTTCCCAGTCTCGTAAGTCTAATTTATCCTACTATGTTCCCATGTGCTTCCTCTTCCCTAAAAGTTCAAAGAAAATGGAGCAGAGTGGATACTGTGATACTACTTGTTCA
This is a stretch of genomic DNA from Pelmatolapia mariae isolate MD_Pm_ZW linkage group LG16_19, Pm_UMD_F_2, whole genome shotgun sequence. It encodes these proteins:
- the LOC134646359 gene encoding procathepsin L-like; translation: MKLLLVVSAVLAVASCASISLEDLEFRAWKLKFEKSYYSESEEAHRKQIWLNNRKHVLVHNILADQGLKSYHLGMTHFADMEHEEYKQLIPQSYLGSFNVSLPQRGSTFFRLPEGTDLPDTVDWRDKGYVTEVKDQKICGSCWAFSTTGVLEGQHFRKTGKLVSLSEQQLMDCSHSFGNNGCNGGSVKRAFQYIQANGGIDTETSYPYEAKGQQCRYKPDGIGAKCTGYVEVKPSNEDALKEAVATIGPISVGIDASHNSFRFYQSGVYDEPDCSKTVLNHDVLAVGYGTENGHDYWLIKNSWGLRWGDKGYIKMSRNKSNQCGIASDATYPLV